One window from the genome of candidate division KSB1 bacterium encodes:
- a CDS encoding TonB-dependent receptor, producing the protein MKQQSLVAVLCLLLLWSGVSFAATTGKIAGKVTDKSTGEPLPAANVTVLNTRFGAAADMDGDYFIINLPPGRYSVKATMIGYGAVQYNDVLVSVNATTTLNFQLAPEVIQGETITVTATAMSYKKDETSSVRHVSSEQIDVLPLQNLGDVIKMQAGVVEGHFRGGRLGEVSYMVDGVPVNESFGGGNATVTIENDVIKDLEVITGTFNAEYGRAMSGIVNAVTKDGADQLRGRIWGQLGNYYTTHTDLFIGLKPLEITRNQDYRIQLEGPIVRGKLNYFFNLRYQDNKNHLNGIRRFLMTDYSDYSSDDRRNWFDIHNGDSAYVPMSAGQYASFFGKVTYKPLPDVKLTASYTRDDNEWGTYQHAWKYAPDGVAKNYENTDLWAVTLNHSIGKSLFYEAKYSYLDNYYGNYLYKNPLDSRYIHDRYATATGPGFYTGGQQKGHVVRLQKDHTAKLDVTWQAHKNHSLKAGVLYIDHILDNKSYTILNLYRNKDNEFDNYFDPEKNTYIFPNYQPVILGDSTQYGEEYRKSPKEFSAYLQDKMEFNEMVINLGVRYDRFDPNTVYPSNLRNPANQLRFPDNPERMSTLLKADPKEQISPRFGLSYQLSDAAKLHFSYGHFFQAPPFYAFYQNHSFLVAPTDYATQMGNPQLEAQKTVQYEVGLWQEIVRGMGLEVNLFYRDIYDLLSMKVVSTYNQIEYGLYTNKDYGNVKGLEVKYDVRFGPIFAMVNYTLQYTRGNADNPTQTFTRAGESKDPIPRLIPMSWDQRHTLNASVNYAEKNYSISLAAYYDHGTPYTWTPIAESRLYKVNLYPNNAKKPAKFRTDLFGYYDFKLSNRYTLRASLLIENLFDAKNELFVNPTTGRANEAIILPTDLASHRSLFNEYIDRVINPAAIEAPRFVKLGLGILF; encoded by the coding sequence GTGAAACAACAAAGCCTTGTAGCGGTTCTGTGTCTCCTGCTTCTCTGGAGCGGGGTTTCCTTCGCCGCCACCACCGGCAAAATCGCCGGCAAAGTGACGGACAAATCGACCGGCGAGCCGCTGCCGGCCGCTAATGTAACCGTCCTAAATACCCGCTTCGGCGCCGCGGCGGATATGGACGGCGACTATTTCATCATCAACCTGCCGCCGGGCAGATATTCGGTCAAAGCAACGATGATCGGCTACGGCGCCGTTCAGTACAACGACGTCCTCGTCAGCGTCAACGCGACGACCACGCTCAACTTTCAGCTGGCGCCGGAAGTCATCCAGGGCGAAACGATCACCGTCACCGCCACGGCCATGTCCTATAAAAAAGACGAGACCTCTTCGGTGCGGCACGTGTCGTCCGAGCAGATCGACGTGCTGCCGCTGCAGAACCTCGGCGACGTCATCAAGATGCAGGCAGGCGTGGTCGAAGGGCACTTTCGCGGCGGCCGCTTGGGCGAGGTATCGTATATGGTCGACGGCGTTCCGGTCAACGAGTCCTTCGGCGGCGGCAACGCGACGGTGACGATCGAGAACGACGTCATCAAAGACCTTGAAGTGATCACCGGCACCTTTAACGCCGAGTACGGTCGCGCCATGAGCGGCATCGTCAACGCCGTGACCAAAGACGGCGCAGATCAGCTCCGCGGCCGCATCTGGGGCCAACTCGGCAATTACTACACAACCCATACGGACTTGTTCATCGGCCTCAAACCGCTGGAGATCACGCGCAATCAGGACTACCGCATTCAGCTCGAAGGGCCGATCGTGCGCGGCAAGCTGAACTATTTCTTCAACCTGCGCTATCAGGACAACAAGAATCACCTGAACGGCATCCGCAGATTCCTGATGACCGACTATTCCGATTATTCTTCCGACGACCGACGCAACTGGTTCGACATCCACAACGGCGACAGCGCTTACGTGCCGATGTCCGCCGGACAGTACGCTTCCTTTTTCGGCAAAGTGACCTACAAGCCGTTGCCCGACGTCAAGCTGACCGCCTCCTATACGCGCGACGACAACGAGTGGGGCACCTATCAGCACGCCTGGAAATATGCACCCGACGGCGTGGCGAAAAACTATGAGAACACCGATCTCTGGGCGGTGACCCTCAACCACAGCATCGGCAAATCCCTGTTCTATGAAGCAAAATATTCCTACTTGGACAATTATTACGGCAATTATCTCTATAAAAACCCGTTGGACAGCCGCTATATCCACGATCGCTACGCCACGGCTACCGGCCCGGGCTTTTACACCGGAGGCCAACAGAAAGGACACGTCGTGCGGCTGCAGAAAGATCACACCGCCAAACTGGACGTGACCTGGCAGGCGCATAAAAATCACAGCCTCAAGGCGGGCGTGCTGTATATCGATCACATTCTCGACAACAAATCCTACACTATTCTTAATCTCTATCGCAACAAAGACAACGAGTTCGACAACTATTTCGACCCGGAAAAGAACACCTACATCTTTCCCAATTACCAGCCGGTGATCTTGGGCGATTCGACGCAGTACGGTGAAGAGTACCGCAAGAGTCCCAAAGAATTCTCCGCCTACCTGCAGGACAAGATGGAATTCAACGAGATGGTGATCAATTTGGGCGTGCGCTACGACCGTTTTGATCCCAACACCGTATATCCCTCCAACCTGCGCAATCCGGCCAATCAGCTGCGCTTTCCCGACAATCCTGAACGAATGTCCACGCTGCTCAAAGCCGACCCCAAGGAGCAGATCAGCCCGCGCTTCGGCCTCTCGTATCAATTGAGCGACGCGGCCAAGCTGCACTTCAGCTACGGGCATTTCTTCCAGGCGCCGCCGTTCTATGCGTTTTATCAGAACCATTCCTTCCTCGTCGCGCCGACCGATTATGCTACGCAGATGGGCAATCCACAGCTGGAAGCGCAAAAGACGGTGCAGTACGAAGTCGGTTTGTGGCAGGAGATCGTGCGCGGCATGGGACTGGAGGTCAACCTCTTTTACCGCGATATTTACGACCTGCTCAGTATGAAGGTGGTCAGCACCTACAACCAGATCGAGTACGGCTTGTACACCAACAAAGATTACGGCAATGTCAAGGGATTGGAAGTCAAGTACGATGTGCGCTTCGGGCCGATCTTCGCCATGGTGAACTATACGCTGCAGTACACTCGCGGCAATGCCGACAATCCGACGCAGACCTTTACCCGCGCCGGTGAGAGCAAAGACCCGATTCCGCGGTTGATTCCGATGTCCTGGGATCAGCGGCATACGCTCAATGCCAGCGTCAACTATGCCGAAAAGAACTACAGCATCAGCCTGGCGGCCTATTATGATCACGGAACGCCGTACACTTGGACGCCGATCGCCGAGAGCCGTCTGTACAAGGTCAATCTCTATCCGAACAATGCCAAAAAACCGGCGAAATTCCGTACCGACCTGTTCGGCTATTACGATTTCAAGCTTAGCAACCGCTACACGCTGCGCGCCAGTTTGCTGATCGAAAACCTGTTCGACGCCAAGAACGAGCTGTTCGTCAATCCCACTACCGGGCGCGCCAACGAGGCGATCATTTTGCCTACCGACTTGGCGAGCCACCGCAGCTTGTTCAACGAATACATCGACCGCGTCATTAATCCGGCGGCCATTGAGGCGCCGCGGTTCGTCAAACTCGGACTCGGAATTCTCTTCTGA
- a CDS encoding PorV/PorQ family protein: MKISIKYIVLLLLILAAVASAQQPYRRGTTAANFLEIGYGSRGNAMGDAVVATSEDLESCYWNPAGLAMMSRNEVLFSMQPWVIDINTSFAAVGLVLPRYGVFALSINQMNYGKEKVTTLAAQDGTGENYTAAEFAFQLSYARKLTEWFSFGAGIKYVNSTIWHVSGNAAAIDLGALVNTPFFSPTGDRSDGLAIGMSIANYGTRMRYDGMDLLQPIDPNPNVSGNYAYVEGQYLTQSWELPLIFRIGVALHPIVTHNHRLTLEADALHPNNNSESVNLGAQYRFTLPSFGSFYLRAGYKGLFMDRSEYGPSYGFGISTRLSRLGLRIDYALRDIGLLGTVHAYTVSMLF; this comes from the coding sequence ATGAAGATCTCGATCAAATATATCGTGCTTCTGCTGCTCATCTTGGCAGCGGTTGCCTCGGCGCAGCAGCCCTATCGCCGCGGCACCACGGCGGCAAACTTTTTAGAGATCGGTTACGGCAGCCGCGGCAACGCCATGGGCGATGCGGTCGTCGCCACCTCCGAAGACCTTGAATCCTGCTACTGGAACCCGGCCGGTTTGGCGATGATGAGCCGCAACGAGGTGTTGTTCAGCATGCAGCCGTGGGTCATCGACATCAACACCAGCTTTGCGGCCGTCGGCTTGGTATTGCCGCGCTACGGCGTATTTGCGCTGTCCATCAACCAGATGAACTACGGCAAAGAAAAAGTCACCACTCTGGCGGCGCAGGACGGCACCGGCGAAAACTATACGGCCGCCGAGTTCGCCTTTCAACTGTCGTACGCGCGCAAGTTGACGGAGTGGTTTTCCTTCGGCGCCGGCATCAAGTACGTCAACTCGACGATTTGGCACGTCAGCGGCAATGCGGCGGCCATCGATTTGGGCGCCTTGGTCAACACCCCCTTCTTTTCGCCCACCGGCGACCGCAGCGACGGCCTGGCCATCGGCATGAGCATTGCCAATTACGGCACCCGAATGCGCTACGACGGCATGGACCTTCTGCAGCCCATCGATCCCAATCCCAACGTCAGCGGCAATTACGCCTATGTCGAAGGCCAATATCTCACTCAGTCTTGGGAGTTGCCTCTGATCTTTCGCATCGGCGTGGCGCTGCATCCGATTGTAACCCACAATCACCGCCTTACGCTCGAGGCGGATGCGCTGCATCCCAACAACAACAGCGAATCGGTCAATCTCGGTGCACAATATCGTTTTACGCTGCCTTCTTTCGGCAGCTTTTACCTCCGCGCCGGCTATAAAGGTCTGTTCATGGATCGATCCGAGTACGGTCCCTCCTACGGTTTCGGCATCTCGACGCGCCTTTCCCGCTTGGGCCTGCGCATCGACTACGCGCTGCGCGATATAGGCCTCCTTGGAACAGTGCATGCTTATACCGTCAGCATGCTGTTCTGA
- a CDS encoding 1-acyl-sn-glycerol-3-phosphate acyltransferase — protein MPKTALTIFIYTLQFAFTAIAVPIGIAASYLLPQRPFLRIVQLWAQGLFVLMGKRIERFGVPPRERNGLLILVNHSSLYDIPAVMTIWPGVAWLGRDYLLRIPLFGRMLKRLNYIGVERDPTQSARRILNQALAGAARFNIAVFPEGTRTLNGRLGEFKRGFVHIMRSGKLDVLPVTLTGFYQLKPKNRSTIDIRAPLRIIVGKPIGYEELEWLSTQDILNRMREIIEMQLLTGRPYQEIPAPSNVMER, from the coding sequence ATGCCGAAAACCGCTCTGACGATTTTCATTTACACCCTGCAGTTCGCTTTTACGGCGATTGCCGTGCCGATCGGCATTGCCGCTTCCTACCTGCTGCCCCAGCGCCCCTTTCTGCGCATTGTACAGCTCTGGGCTCAAGGTCTTTTCGTTCTAATGGGAAAGCGGATCGAGCGCTTCGGCGTACCGCCGCGGGAAAGAAACGGTCTTTTGATCCTGGTCAATCATTCCAGCTTGTACGACATCCCGGCGGTTATGACGATCTGGCCCGGAGTCGCCTGGTTGGGCCGCGACTATCTGCTGCGCATTCCGCTCTTCGGCCGCATGCTGAAGCGGCTGAACTATATCGGCGTCGAACGGGATCCGACGCAAAGCGCACGACGCATTCTAAATCAGGCGCTGGCGGGTGCGGCAAGATTCAACATTGCCGTTTTTCCGGAAGGCACGAGAACCCTCAACGGCCGACTCGGCGAATTCAAGCGCGGCTTTGTTCACATTATGCGCAGCGGAAAGCTTGACGTGCTGCCGGTGACCTTGACCGGTTTCTATCAGTTAAAGCCCAAGAACCGATCGACGATAGACATCCGAGCGCCTTTGCGCATCATTGTCGGTAAACCGATCGGCTATGAAGAGTTGGAGTGGCTGTCGACGCAGGATATTCTGAACCGTATGCGGGAGATCATCGAGATGCAGCTCCTGACAGGCCGTCCTTATCAAGAGATTCCCGCACCGAGTAACGTAATGGAGAGGTAG
- a CDS encoding diacylglycerol kinase family lipid kinase, which translates to MSKEKWGFVINPIAGNGYARHYAAKVKEKISQHNLDARLVFTERRGHAVELAAALAREGCKIIVAVGGDGTANETARGLLEHPQVTFGIVSAGTGNDFAPVLGFSEHFTDQDWDVLFEEHATRMDVGQCNENYFLNGMGLGFDAQVAAENYRPDQSVKEGSGTKYFRHIIKNLFLYREKPLRAQFNGHKHEALTFMNTIGNGRRVGGGYYLTPQAYADDGLFDICLVEPLPLFERLKLFLKAPKGGHLGHPKVSYFRAPELYVEFDETVPHHLDGELFFAEKFHVRILPKKLKVLFNPRGRHFLQLA; encoded by the coding sequence ATGTCGAAAGAAAAATGGGGATTCGTCATTAATCCCATAGCGGGAAACGGTTACGCCCGCCATTATGCAGCCAAGGTGAAGGAAAAGATCAGCCAACACAACCTCGATGCACGGCTGGTGTTTACGGAGCGTCGGGGGCATGCGGTCGAGTTGGCGGCGGCGCTGGCGCGCGAAGGCTGCAAGATCATCGTGGCGGTGGGCGGCGACGGTACCGCCAACGAAACCGCCAGAGGCCTGTTGGAGCATCCGCAGGTGACTTTCGGCATCGTTTCAGCAGGCACCGGCAACGATTTTGCGCCGGTACTCGGCTTTTCCGAGCATTTTACCGACCAAGACTGGGACGTTCTTTTCGAGGAACACGCCACACGCATGGATGTCGGCCAGTGCAATGAAAATTATTTTTTGAACGGCATGGGACTCGGCTTTGACGCCCAGGTGGCGGCGGAAAATTATCGCCCGGATCAATCCGTCAAGGAAGGCAGCGGCACCAAGTATTTCCGGCATATCATCAAAAATCTCTTTTTGTATCGCGAAAAACCTTTGCGGGCGCAGTTCAACGGGCACAAGCACGAGGCGCTGACCTTTATGAACACCATCGGCAACGGCCGGCGCGTCGGCGGCGGCTATTACCTGACGCCCCAGGCTTACGCCGACGACGGACTTTTCGATATTTGTCTGGTCGAACCTTTGCCGCTTTTCGAACGGCTCAAGCTCTTTCTCAAGGCGCCGAAAGGCGGTCATTTGGGTCATCCCAAAGTTTCGTATTTCCGCGCACCGGAACTCTATGTCGAGTTCGATGAAACCGTTCCGCATCATTTGGACGGTGAGCTGTTTTTTGCCGAAAAATTCCACGTGCGCATTCTGCCGAAAAAGCTCAAAGTGCTGTTCAATCCGCGCGGCCGCCATTTTCTTCAGCTTGCGTAA